One region of Baekduia soli genomic DNA includes:
- a CDS encoding ArnT family glycosyltransferase has protein sequence MSTTTSPGLRLPEAISPARERLRALRIPAPELLGLLVLAAVLDLWALDRNGWANTYYSAAVRSMSTSWHDFLYNAFDPAGVMTVDKPPLALWVQALSVRAFGSSSWSMLVPQALMGVATVGLAYDLTRRRFGRPAGFVAGLVLATTPITVAISRHNNPDALVVLCSVAALWAIVRALEDGRTRWLVLGGICVGLGFETKMGTALLVLPALAAAYLWVGPRGRLVAVGQLLTAGAALAVVALAWPVLVWLTPAADRPWVSGTADNSIWSLIMNYNGLGRLDGQLGGPGGATGGPGGGPGGVFGGATGPLRLLDASLGGQAGWLLGMALVGGLALVVITRLRRTDPRTGWLIAAGGAFATTAVAFSFAKGIFHPYYVSMLAPFTAVLVGAAAGVILRGDVAARIVAPLAIGGGVATEVLVIHRDATDERWLVPVLIVAGLAAAAALIAQMPRLARGAVLAVALGALLIAPATWAQETIGHATSGTFPAGGPASSGGFGGPGGARGGFGGPPGAMTGAMRALPPGFAAPHGGGTAAAPRGATAGAGPAGGFGRGGGMFGSNRNLAAALAYAKAHGGGTIGVAGQQSASDAIIASGAGVAGIGGFSGRESQVSAAWLAQAVRDGRIRYVLTDGTSGGMGNDGRVGAGALMTAVQKVGTQTSVIGLYDLQGKADALAATGA, from the coding sequence ATGTCGACGACGACCTCTCCCGGCCTGCGCCTCCCCGAGGCCATCAGCCCCGCCCGCGAGCGCCTGCGCGCGCTGCGCATCCCCGCCCCCGAGCTGCTGGGCCTCCTCGTCCTGGCCGCCGTGCTCGACCTCTGGGCCCTGGACCGCAACGGGTGGGCCAACACGTACTACTCGGCCGCGGTGCGCTCGATGAGCACGAGCTGGCACGACTTCCTCTACAACGCGTTCGATCCTGCGGGCGTCATGACGGTCGACAAGCCGCCGCTCGCGCTCTGGGTCCAGGCGCTGTCGGTGCGGGCCTTCGGCTCCAGCTCGTGGAGCATGCTCGTGCCGCAGGCGCTGATGGGCGTGGCGACCGTCGGCCTGGCCTACGACCTCACGCGGCGGCGCTTCGGCCGCCCCGCCGGCTTCGTCGCCGGCCTCGTGCTGGCCACGACCCCGATCACCGTCGCCATCTCGCGCCACAACAACCCCGACGCGCTCGTCGTGCTCTGCTCGGTCGCCGCGCTGTGGGCGATCGTCCGCGCGCTGGAGGACGGCCGGACGCGCTGGCTCGTGCTGGGCGGGATCTGCGTCGGGCTCGGCTTCGAGACCAAGATGGGCACCGCCCTGCTCGTGCTGCCCGCCCTGGCGGCCGCCTACCTGTGGGTCGGGCCGCGCGGCCGCCTGGTCGCCGTGGGCCAGCTGCTGACCGCCGGCGCCGCGCTGGCGGTCGTCGCGCTGGCCTGGCCCGTGCTCGTCTGGCTGACGCCGGCCGCCGACCGGCCATGGGTGTCGGGCACGGCCGACAACAGCATCTGGTCGTTGATCATGAACTACAACGGGCTCGGCCGGCTCGACGGCCAGCTCGGCGGCCCGGGCGGCGCGACCGGGGGGCCGGGCGGCGGCCCCGGCGGCGTGTTCGGCGGGGCCACCGGTCCGCTGCGCCTGCTGGACGCCAGCCTCGGCGGCCAGGCCGGATGGCTGCTGGGCATGGCGCTCGTCGGCGGCCTGGCGCTCGTGGTGATCACCCGGCTGCGGAGGACCGACCCCCGCACGGGCTGGCTCATCGCCGCCGGCGGCGCGTTCGCCACGACCGCGGTCGCCTTCAGCTTCGCCAAGGGCATCTTCCACCCGTACTACGTGTCGATGCTCGCGCCGTTCACGGCGGTGCTCGTGGGCGCCGCCGCCGGGGTCATCCTGCGCGGCGACGTCGCCGCGCGCATCGTGGCCCCGCTGGCCATCGGCGGCGGCGTGGCCACCGAGGTCCTCGTCATCCACCGCGACGCGACCGACGAGCGCTGGCTGGTGCCCGTGCTGATCGTCGCCGGCCTGGCGGCCGCGGCCGCGCTCATCGCCCAGATGCCGCGCCTGGCGCGCGGCGCCGTGCTGGCCGTGGCCCTCGGCGCGCTGCTCATCGCGCCGGCCACGTGGGCCCAGGAGACGATCGGCCACGCCACGAGCGGCACGTTCCCCGCGGGCGGGCCGGCCTCGTCCGGCGGCTTCGGCGGTCCGGGCGGCGCCCGTGGCGGCTTCGGCGGGCCCCCGGGCGCGATGACGGGCGCCATGCGGGCGCTGCCGCCCGGCTTCGCCGCGCCGCACGGCGGCGGCACGGCCGCCGCGCCCCGCGGTGCCACGGCCGGAGCGGGCCCCGCGGGCGGCTTCGGCCGCGGCGGCGGGATGTTCGGCTCCAACAGGAACCTCGCGGCCGCGCTGGCCTACGCCAAGGCCCACGGCGGCGGGACGATCGGCGTCGCCGGCCAGCAGAGCGCGTCGGACGCGATCATCGCCTCGGGCGCCGGCGTGGCGGGCATCGGCGGCTTCTCGGGCCGCGAGAGCCAGGTCTCCGCGGCGTGGCTGGCCCAGGCCGTCCGCGACGGCCGCATCCGTTACGTGCTGACCGACGGCACGAGCGGCGGCATGGGCAACGACGGCCGCGTCGGCGCCGGCGCCCTGATGACCGCCGTGCAGAAGGTCGGCACGCAGACCTCGGTGATCGGGCTGTACGACCTGCAGGGGAAGGCCGACGCGCTGGCCGCCACCGGGGCCTGA
- a CDS encoding GMC family oxidoreductase yields the protein MASADYVIAGAGSAGCVLANRLTEDPSVRVILVEAGGRDRHPNIKIPAAFAKQFHTNLDWDFATDPEPHCDGRSLFVPRGKALGGSSSMNAMLYVRGRPLDYDLWERDGAAGWGWDAVRPYFLKAENNERGASEHHAVGGPLNVADERSPRPLTARFLAAAEQTGIPRIADYNGPEQDGASLCQVTQRNGRRWSTADAYLRPALGRPNLEVRTGAHVARIALDGDRATGVVLRGRRGREEVIAATREVLLCAGAIGSPQLLMLSGIGPAEHLRAHGVGVAVDAPAVGENLQDHPYVVCVWEATVAESLYGADRPKPLLEWLLRRSGPLTSTVAEAFAFVRSRPGLPAADLQYHFAPAYFVDNGAEEFDGHAFTMGPVLVSPKSRGSVRLRSADPADKPRILTNTLAEPEDVAALVTGVELAREIAAAQPLSSITAREIYPGPGTRDDADVEAFVRRTAELLYHPSGTCRMGGEDAVLDPELRVRGVEGLRVVDASVFPVIPGGNTNAPTIMVAERAADLVRGRVRAPAAAQRES from the coding sequence ATGGCCTCCGCGGACTACGTCATCGCCGGAGCCGGCTCGGCCGGCTGCGTGCTCGCCAACCGCCTCACCGAGGATCCCTCCGTCCGGGTGATCCTCGTCGAGGCCGGCGGCCGCGACCGGCACCCGAACATCAAGATCCCCGCGGCCTTCGCCAAGCAGTTCCACACCAACCTGGACTGGGACTTCGCGACCGATCCCGAGCCGCACTGCGACGGGCGCTCGCTCTTCGTGCCGCGCGGCAAGGCGCTCGGCGGCTCGAGCTCGATGAACGCCATGCTCTACGTCCGCGGGCGCCCGCTGGACTACGACCTGTGGGAGCGCGACGGCGCCGCGGGCTGGGGCTGGGACGCCGTGCGGCCCTACTTCCTCAAGGCGGAGAACAACGAGCGGGGCGCCTCCGAGCACCACGCCGTCGGCGGCCCGCTCAACGTCGCCGACGAGCGCTCGCCGCGACCGCTGACCGCCCGCTTCCTGGCCGCGGCCGAGCAGACCGGCATCCCGCGGATCGCCGACTACAACGGGCCCGAGCAGGACGGCGCGTCGCTCTGCCAGGTCACCCAGCGCAACGGCCGGCGCTGGAGCACCGCCGACGCCTACCTGCGCCCCGCGCTCGGGCGCCCGAACCTCGAGGTGCGCACGGGCGCCCACGTCGCCCGGATCGCCCTGGACGGCGACCGCGCCACGGGCGTCGTGCTCCGCGGCCGCCGCGGGCGCGAGGAGGTCATCGCGGCCACGCGCGAGGTGCTGCTGTGCGCCGGCGCGATCGGCTCGCCGCAGCTGCTCATGCTGTCGGGCATCGGGCCCGCCGAGCATCTGCGCGCCCACGGCGTCGGCGTCGCGGTCGACGCGCCCGCGGTGGGGGAGAACCTCCAGGACCACCCCTACGTGGTCTGCGTCTGGGAGGCGACGGTCGCCGAGTCGCTCTACGGCGCCGACAGGCCCAAGCCGCTGCTGGAGTGGCTCCTGCGCCGATCGGGCCCGCTGACCTCCACGGTGGCCGAGGCCTTCGCGTTCGTGCGCAGCCGCCCGGGCCTGCCCGCGGCCGACCTGCAGTACCACTTCGCGCCCGCGTACTTCGTGGACAACGGCGCGGAGGAGTTCGACGGCCACGCCTTCACGATGGGGCCCGTGCTCGTGAGCCCCAAGAGCCGCGGCAGCGTGCGCCTGCGCTCGGCCGACCCGGCGGACAAGCCGCGCATCCTGACCAACACCCTCGCCGAGCCCGAGGACGTCGCCGCGCTCGTGACCGGCGTGGAGCTCGCGCGGGAGATCGCCGCGGCGCAGCCGCTGTCGTCGATCACCGCGCGCGAGATCTACCCGGGGCCCGGCACCCGCGACGACGCCGACGTCGAGGCGTTCGTCCGCCGCACCGCCGAGCTCCTCTACCACCCGTCCGGGACCTGCCGGATGGGCGGCGAGGACGCCGTGCTGGACCCCGAGCTGCGCGTGCGGGGCGTGGAGGGCCTGCGCGTCGTCGACGCGTCGGTGTTCCCCGTGATCCCCGGCGGCAACACGAACGCGCCGACGATCATGGTGGCCGAGCGCGCCGCCGACCTCGTCCGGGGCCGGGTCCGCGCCCCGGCCGCCGCGCAGCGCGAGAGCTAG
- a CDS encoding O-acetylhomoserine aminocarboxypropyltransferase/cysteine synthase family protein, with the protein MSDDPIALHPETIALHGGQEPDSATNARAVPIYQTTSFVFDDTEHAADLFALKVPGNIYTRIMNPTWDVLEQRLAQLEGGIAALVTASGQAAVTYAVLNVARAGDNIISVSQLYGGTYNFFAHTLPQYGVEVRWADADDPGAVAELVDDRTRLVFGETIGNPRLNVLDVPAWAEAAHAHGLPLIVDNTVPTPLGARVFEQGADVAVHSLTKFIGGHGTSIGGAIVDSGNFDWVANGARFPGLVQPDPSYHGVVWSDALGPAAYIGRARTVLLRNTGAALSPFNAFLFLQGIETLALRMERHNENALAVARWLADHDAVAWVSYPGLEGDRYHDVAGRVLRGGAGALVTFGVKGGLEAGRRFIESLGLFSHLANIGDAKSLAIHSATTTHSQLSPEELAAAGVTEDTVRLSVGIEHIDDLLADLGQALAKARTPAGAA; encoded by the coding sequence ATGTCCGACGATCCCATCGCCCTCCACCCCGAGACCATCGCGCTGCACGGCGGGCAGGAGCCCGACTCGGCCACCAACGCCCGCGCGGTGCCGATCTACCAGACGACGTCGTTCGTCTTCGACGACACCGAGCACGCGGCCGACCTCTTCGCGCTGAAGGTGCCGGGCAACATCTACACGCGGATCATGAACCCGACGTGGGACGTGCTCGAGCAGCGCCTGGCGCAGCTCGAGGGCGGCATCGCGGCGCTCGTCACGGCCTCGGGCCAGGCCGCGGTGACCTACGCGGTGCTCAACGTCGCGCGCGCCGGCGACAACATCATCTCGGTCTCCCAGCTCTACGGCGGGACCTACAACTTCTTCGCGCACACGCTGCCCCAGTACGGCGTCGAGGTGCGCTGGGCCGACGCCGACGACCCGGGCGCGGTGGCCGAACTGGTCGACGACCGCACCCGCCTGGTGTTCGGCGAGACCATCGGCAACCCGCGCCTCAACGTCCTGGACGTGCCGGCCTGGGCCGAGGCGGCTCACGCTCACGGCCTGCCGCTCATCGTCGACAACACGGTGCCCACGCCGCTCGGCGCGCGCGTCTTCGAGCAGGGCGCCGACGTCGCCGTGCACTCGCTGACGAAGTTCATCGGCGGCCACGGCACGTCGATCGGCGGCGCGATCGTCGACAGCGGGAACTTCGACTGGGTGGCCAACGGCGCCCGCTTCCCCGGCCTCGTGCAGCCCGACCCCAGCTACCACGGGGTCGTCTGGTCCGACGCGCTCGGCCCGGCCGCCTACATCGGGCGCGCCCGCACCGTGCTGCTGCGCAACACGGGCGCCGCGCTGTCGCCGTTCAACGCGTTCCTGTTCCTGCAGGGCATCGAGACGCTGGCTCTGCGGATGGAGCGCCACAACGAGAACGCCCTGGCCGTCGCTCGCTGGCTGGCCGACCACGACGCCGTGGCCTGGGTGTCCTACCCCGGGCTGGAGGGCGACCGCTACCACGACGTCGCCGGCCGGGTGCTGCGCGGCGGCGCGGGCGCGCTGGTCACGTTCGGCGTCAAGGGCGGGCTGGAGGCCGGGCGGAGGTTCATCGAGTCCCTGGGCCTGTTCAGCCACCTGGCCAACATCGGCGACGCCAAGTCGCTGGCGATCCACAGCGCCACGACGACGCACTCCCAGCTCTCGCCCGAGGAGCTGGCCGCGGCGGGCGTCACGGAGGACACCGTGCGCCTGTCGGTCGGCATCGAGCACATCGACGACCTCCTGGCCGACCTGGGCCAGGCGCTCGCCAAGGCCCGGACCCCGGCCGGCGCGGCCTGA
- the metX gene encoding homoserine O-acetyltransferase MetX, whose product MAGLAVDGVQRVVLHPEDDPLALACGRTLAPVEVAFTTHGTLDATRSNAVFVCHALTGDAEPAGPDGWWDVMVGPGRPVDTDRFFVICPNLLGGCQGTTGPSSIDPRTGAAHGLRFPPLAVSDLVAVHRRLLAHLGIERLHAAIGGSLGGMQVLQWLLDAPGEIANAVMVCTSPRLTAQNLALSAVARRAILDDPDFCGGDYAAHGVRPDRGLAFARRLAHVTYLSEEGMARKFARAEPPGWEREGDGARWLGPAYDVEGYLEHQAEAFLARFDALTYLYLTRIMDAFDPLGPAARVDPAARALCLSFTSDWRFGPEHGRRLAAGLRAAGAGTVVEELVDSPWGHDSFLLAVPDYLEIVRDFLSSGST is encoded by the coding sequence GTGGCGGGGCTCGCCGTCGACGGCGTGCAGCGGGTCGTCCTCCACCCGGAGGACGACCCGCTTGCCCTGGCGTGCGGGCGCACCCTCGCGCCGGTGGAGGTGGCGTTCACGACCCACGGGACGCTGGACGCCACGCGCTCCAACGCGGTCTTCGTCTGCCATGCGCTGACGGGGGACGCCGAGCCCGCGGGGCCCGACGGGTGGTGGGACGTCATGGTCGGGCCGGGCCGGCCCGTCGACACCGACCGCTTCTTCGTGATCTGCCCCAACCTGCTCGGCGGCTGCCAGGGCACCACCGGCCCGTCCTCGATCGACCCGCGGACCGGGGCGGCCCACGGGCTGCGCTTCCCGCCGCTGGCGGTCTCCGACCTCGTCGCCGTGCACCGGCGCCTGCTGGCCCACCTCGGGATCGAGCGGCTGCACGCGGCGATCGGGGGCTCGCTGGGCGGCATGCAGGTCCTGCAGTGGCTGCTCGACGCGCCGGGGGAGATCGCCAACGCCGTCATGGTGTGCACGAGCCCGCGGCTGACGGCCCAGAACCTCGCGCTGTCGGCGGTCGCGCGCCGGGCGATCCTCGACGACCCCGACTTCTGCGGCGGCGACTACGCGGCGCACGGAGTGCGGCCCGACCGCGGCCTGGCCTTCGCGCGCCGCCTGGCCCACGTGACCTACCTCTCGGAGGAGGGCATGGCCCGCAAGTTCGCCCGCGCCGAGCCCCCCGGGTGGGAGCGCGAGGGCGACGGGGCGCGCTGGCTGGGGCCCGCCTACGACGTCGAGGGCTACCTCGAGCACCAGGCCGAGGCGTTCCTGGCGCGCTTCGACGCTCTGACCTACCTCTACCTGACCCGGATCATGGACGCGTTCGACCCGCTGGGTCCGGCCGCGCGCGTCGATCCGGCCGCGCGGGCGCTGTGCCTGTCGTTCACCTCGGACTGGCGCTTCGGCCCCGAGCACGGGCGCCGCCTGGCCGCCGGCCTGCGTGCCGCGGGCGCCGGGACCGTCGTCGAGGAACTCGTGGACTCGCCCTGGGGGCACGACTCGTTCCTGCTCGCCGTCCCGGACTACCTCGAGATCGTCCGCGACTTCCTGAGCTCGGGCTCGACCTGA
- a CDS encoding DMT family transporter, translating to MDTATPTHPSRATALPLAAALLTVTLWASAFVGIRAAGRHIGPGELSLARLLVGAVALGLLVLVRREPLPPRADAARLVLCGVLWFGIYNVALNAAERRVDAGTAAMLVNVGPVLIAVLAGALLGEGFPRTLLLGCGVAFGGAVLIGAATSRHGVQAGWGAALCLVAAVTYAGGVVAQKPLLQRSSPLAVTWLACCVGAVCCLPFAPSMAGDLRDAGAGALAWTAYLGLFPTAVAFTTWAYALSSTSAGRMGSTTYLVPPLAILMGWVAFGESPAALALAGGLLCIGGAALARRSPVPAPQVEPELRKSRTISR from the coding sequence ATGGACACGGCGACCCCCACCCATCCCTCCCGCGCGACCGCGCTGCCGCTGGCCGCGGCGCTGCTGACCGTCACGCTCTGGGCGTCGGCGTTCGTCGGCATCCGCGCGGCCGGGCGCCACATCGGCCCGGGCGAGTTGTCGCTGGCGCGCCTGCTGGTGGGCGCGGTGGCGCTCGGCCTGCTCGTGCTCGTGCGCCGCGAGCCGCTGCCGCCGCGCGCCGACGCCGCGCGACTGGTGCTGTGCGGCGTGCTGTGGTTCGGGATCTACAACGTGGCGCTCAACGCCGCCGAGCGCCGCGTCGACGCCGGCACGGCCGCCATGCTCGTCAACGTCGGCCCCGTGCTGATCGCGGTGCTGGCCGGGGCGCTGCTCGGCGAGGGCTTCCCGCGCACGCTCCTGCTGGGCTGCGGCGTGGCCTTCGGCGGGGCGGTGCTCATCGGCGCGGCGACGTCGCGCCACGGCGTCCAGGCCGGCTGGGGCGCGGCGCTGTGCCTGGTGGCCGCGGTCACCTACGCCGGCGGGGTCGTGGCCCAGAAGCCGCTGCTACAGCGCTCGTCCCCGCTGGCGGTCACCTGGCTGGCCTGCTGCGTGGGCGCGGTGTGCTGCCTGCCGTTCGCCCCGTCGATGGCCGGCGACCTCCGCGACGCCGGTGCCGGGGCCCTGGCGTGGACGGCCTACCTCGGCCTCTTCCCCACCGCGGTGGCGTTCACGACGTGGGCCTACGCGCTGTCGTCGACCAGCGCGGGGCGCATGGGGTCGACGACCTACCTCGTGCCGCCGCTGGCGATCCTCATGGGCTGGGTCGCGTTCGGCGAGAGCCCCGCCGCCCTGGCGCTGGCCGGCGGCCTGCTCTGCATCGGCGGGGCCGCGCTCGCACGCCGCTCCCCCGTCCCTGCACCTCAGGTCGAGCCCGAGCTCAGGAAGTCGCGGACGATCTCGAGGTAG
- the fgd gene encoding glucose-6-phosphate dehydrogenase (coenzyme-F420), with protein sequence MAVRIGYKASAEQFDPATLLEYSRLAEASGLEIVAISDHFQPWRHNGGHSPAALPWLGAAAGGLGSATLGTSVLTPTLRYEPAIIAQAFATLGCLAPGRVFLGVGTGEAMNETPVTGGEFPGRKERRVRMAEAIELIRRLWREERVDFEGEYYKTDRATIYDRPETEVPIFVAASGPLAAKLAGRVGDGFICTSGKKPELYEELLAKVGEGAEQAGRDASSLRRMIEIKVSYDRDRQYAHDACHFWAALALTPEQKEGVEDPIEMERLADENADRAHTRFIVSDDPDEVIEKIGVYLDLGFDDLVLHAPGDDQARFLEQFGADVLPKLRERAGS encoded by the coding sequence ATGGCTGTCCGCATCGGGTACAAGGCGTCCGCTGAGCAGTTCGACCCCGCCACGCTGCTGGAGTACTCGCGGCTGGCGGAGGCCTCGGGCCTGGAGATCGTCGCCATCTCCGACCACTTCCAGCCCTGGCGCCACAACGGCGGGCACTCGCCCGCCGCGCTGCCCTGGCTCGGGGCGGCCGCGGGCGGGCTGGGCTCGGCCACGCTCGGCACGTCGGTCCTCACGCCCACGCTGCGCTACGAGCCGGCGATCATCGCCCAGGCCTTCGCGACCCTGGGGTGCCTGGCGCCCGGGCGCGTGTTCCTCGGCGTCGGCACCGGCGAGGCGATGAACGAGACGCCGGTCACCGGCGGCGAGTTCCCCGGGCGCAAGGAGCGCCGTGTGCGCATGGCCGAGGCCATCGAGCTCATCCGGCGCCTGTGGCGCGAGGAGCGCGTCGACTTCGAGGGCGAGTACTACAAGACCGATCGCGCCACGATCTACGACCGTCCCGAGACGGAGGTCCCGATCTTCGTGGCGGCCTCCGGCCCGCTGGCGGCCAAGCTCGCCGGCCGCGTCGGCGACGGCTTCATCTGCACGTCGGGCAAGAAGCCCGAGCTCTACGAGGAGCTGCTGGCCAAGGTCGGCGAGGGCGCCGAGCAGGCCGGCCGCGACGCGTCGTCGCTGCGGCGGATGATCGAGATCAAGGTCTCCTACGACCGCGACCGCCAGTACGCGCACGACGCGTGCCACTTCTGGGCGGCCCTGGCGCTCACGCCCGAGCAGAAGGAGGGGGTCGAGGACCCGATCGAGATGGAGCGCCTGGCCGACGAGAACGCCGACCGCGCGCACACCCGCTTCATCGTCTCCGACGATCCCGACGAGGTCATCGAGAAGATCGGCGTCTACCTCGACCTCGGCTTCGACGACCTGGTCCTGCACGCGCCCGGCGACGACCAGGCGCGCTTCCTCGAGCAGTTCGGCGCCGACGTGCTGCCCAAGCTGCGCGAGCGCGCCGGCAGCTAG
- a CDS encoding SDR family NAD(P)-dependent oxidoreductase — translation MIALITGASSGIGEATARRLAREPGSQLVLVARRGERLRALAQVLGGALVLAEDLTDEGAAARIAEAVEAEHGRLDMLVNNAGAGWSGTFAQQGAANLRRTIEINLLAQARLTEALLPALHRSAPSCIVNVASTSGRVARPGSSAYSASKFAFIGWTDALHLEEAPHGVHVGLVNPGFIATEGFPQRELVGRASTRWMVSTPEKVAEAIIDAGPGGRAERYVPRPYALAAAARLLLPGGVRRVLASRDGTALSTTTAAGTHAASAAGDQERDRAATGADR, via the coding sequence ATGATCGCCCTCATCACCGGTGCGTCGAGCGGCATCGGCGAGGCCACGGCCCGGCGCCTGGCGCGCGAGCCGGGCTCGCAGCTCGTCCTCGTCGCCCGCCGGGGCGAGCGGCTGCGCGCGCTGGCCCAGGTCCTGGGCGGCGCCCTCGTGCTCGCCGAGGACCTGACCGACGAGGGCGCCGCCGCCCGGATCGCCGAGGCCGTCGAGGCCGAGCACGGCCGCCTGGACATGCTCGTCAACAACGCCGGGGCAGGCTGGAGCGGGACCTTCGCCCAGCAGGGCGCGGCCAACCTGCGCCGGACGATCGAGATCAACCTCCTGGCCCAGGCCCGGCTGACCGAGGCGTTGCTGCCCGCGCTGCATCGCAGCGCGCCGAGCTGCATCGTCAACGTGGCCAGCACGTCGGGCCGCGTCGCGCGCCCGGGCTCCAGCGCCTACTCGGCGAGCAAGTTCGCCTTCATCGGCTGGACGGACGCGCTGCACCTCGAGGAGGCGCCCCACGGCGTGCACGTCGGCCTGGTCAACCCGGGGTTCATCGCGACGGAGGGCTTCCCGCAGCGCGAGCTGGTCGGGCGCGCCTCCACGCGCTGGATGGTCTCCACGCCCGAGAAGGTCGCCGAGGCGATCATCGACGCCGGCCCGGGCGGGCGCGCGGAGCGCTACGTCCCCCGGCCCTACGCCCTGGCCGCGGCGGCGAGGCTGCTGCTGCCCGGGGGCGTGCGGCGCGTCCTGGCCTCGCGCGACGGCACGGCGCTGAGCACCACGACGGCGGCCGGGACCCACGCCGCGAGCGCCGCCGGCGACCAGGAGCGCGATCGCGCGGCGACGGGCGCCGACCGCTAG
- a CDS encoding STAS domain-containing protein — protein sequence MEGTQPPPFSVDVRQRDDAVLVAVAGELDLATAGEVETAVMDPVRDARHVVLDLRDLAFMDSSGVRVVVAAHLAAEEHGGRLSLVRLAEGSPVQRVLEISGLDTVLHQVDDA from the coding sequence GTGGAGGGCACCCAACCACCCCCGTTCTCGGTGGACGTCCGTCAGCGCGACGACGCCGTGCTGGTCGCCGTGGCCGGTGAGCTCGACCTCGCGACGGCCGGCGAGGTCGAGACGGCCGTGATGGACCCGGTGCGCGACGCCCGGCACGTCGTGCTGGACCTGCGCGACCTCGCGTTCATGGACTCCAGCGGCGTGCGCGTCGTCGTCGCGGCCCACCTGGCCGCCGAGGAGCACGGCGGGCGCCTCTCGCTCGTGCGTCTCGCCGAGGGCTCGCCGGTGCAGCGCGTGCTGGAGATCTCGGGGCTGGACACCGTCCTGCACCAGGTCGACGACGCCTGA
- a CDS encoding aminopeptidase, with protein MSPEPRAAFDDPELVERFADLVVGFGANLQPGQVMAIGSEIGKEDVTRALARSAYRHGARYVDVSYFDLHIKRARIEYAAEDTLDFVPPWLGERIVELGNMHAARIGLTGPAHPGLLAGLDPNRVGRDQLPAVRETGPVVNARTTNWTAVPCPTRPWAALVHPDVDPQEAWVTLCEQIVHVCRLDTDDPIAAWRERADTLVSAAARVTDRRFDALRFVGPGTDLTVGLLPTSKFLAARFETVDGIQHLPNLPSEEIFTAPDPARADGVVRATKPLVLGGSIIRGLEVEFREGRAVRIDAEEGAEVLRSYAARDETADRLGEAALVDGDGRIGALDTVFFDTLLDENAASHIALGHAYAMCVEDPADEARINQSSIHVDFMIGSPEVRVLGVGTDGAETPVLTDGAWQV; from the coding sequence ATGAGCCCCGAGCCCCGCGCCGCGTTCGACGACCCCGAGCTCGTGGAGCGCTTCGCGGACCTGGTCGTCGGCTTCGGCGCCAACCTCCAGCCGGGGCAGGTGATGGCCATCGGGTCCGAGATCGGCAAGGAGGACGTCACGCGCGCGCTCGCGCGCAGCGCCTACCGCCACGGTGCGCGCTACGTCGACGTCTCCTATTTCGACCTGCACATCAAGCGGGCGCGCATCGAGTACGCCGCCGAGGACACGCTGGACTTCGTACCGCCGTGGCTGGGCGAGCGGATCGTCGAGCTCGGCAACATGCACGCGGCGCGCATCGGCCTGACCGGCCCCGCCCATCCCGGCCTGCTGGCCGGGCTGGACCCCAACCGCGTCGGGCGCGACCAGCTGCCCGCCGTCCGCGAGACGGGCCCGGTGGTCAACGCGCGCACGACGAACTGGACGGCGGTGCCCTGCCCGACGCGCCCGTGGGCCGCGCTCGTGCACCCCGACGTCGATCCCCAGGAGGCCTGGGTCACGCTGTGCGAGCAGATCGTCCACGTCTGCCGCCTGGACACCGACGACCCGATCGCCGCCTGGCGCGAGCGGGCCGACACGCTCGTCAGCGCCGCCGCGCGCGTGACCGACCGGCGCTTCGACGCGCTGCGCTTCGTCGGGCCCGGGACCGACCTGACCGTGGGGCTGCTGCCGACCTCGAAGTTCCTGGCCGCTCGCTTCGAGACCGTCGACGGCATCCAGCACCTGCCCAACCTGCCCTCGGAGGAGATCTTCACCGCGCCGGACCCCGCCCGCGCCGACGGCGTGGTGCGCGCGACGAAGCCGCTCGTGCTCGGCGGCTCGATCATCCGCGGGCTCGAGGTCGAGTTCCGCGAGGGCCGTGCGGTGCGCATCGACGCCGAGGAGGGCGCCGAGGTCCTGCGCTCCTACGCGGCGCGCGACGAGACCGCCGACCGCCTCGGCGAGGCCGCGCTCGTCGACGGCGACGGGCGCATCGGCGCGCTGGACACCGTGTTCTTCGACACGCTCCTGGACGAGAACGCCGCGAGCCACATCGCGCTGGGCCATGCCTATGCCATGTGCGTCGAGGACCCGGCCGACGAAGCCAGGATCAACCAGTCCTCGATCCACGTGGACTTCATGATCGGCTCGCCGGAGGTGCGCGTCCTCGGCGTGGGTACCGACGGCGCGGAGACGCCCGTGCTGACCGATGGCGCCTGGCAGGTCTGA
- a CDS encoding DUF6812 domain-containing protein, with protein sequence MQTRQERVYLETPRHRIAGTLTLARDGYRSRVSDVLNASERDFIPLTDVTVELVGHEGPGTHHEFLAVSRHHVVIAIPELPEDGELSPAAAAVPPAGAV encoded by the coding sequence ATGCAGACCCGTCAGGAACGCGTGTACCTCGAGACCCCCCGACACCGGATCGCCGGCACGCTGACGCTCGCGCGCGACGGCTACCGCAGCCGCGTCTCCGACGTCCTGAACGCGTCGGAGCGCGACTTCATCCCGCTGACCGACGTCACCGTCGAGCTCGTGGGCCACGAGGGCCCGGGCACCCACCACGAGTTCCTCGCAGTCTCCCGCCACCACGTGGTCATCGCCATCCCCGAGCTCCCCGAGGACGGCGAGCTCTCCCCGGCCGCCGCCGCCGTCCCGCCCGCCGGCGCCGTCTAG